In Halictus rubicundus isolate RS-2024b chromosome 5, iyHalRubi1_principal, whole genome shotgun sequence, one genomic interval encodes:
- the LOC143354516 gene encoding cytochrome b5, which yields MSEQKKYTKSEVASLNGKEKTLIILHDKVYDVTSFLNEHPGGEEILLDHGGKDSSEDFDDVGHSKDALDLMNKYLVGELVDSEKSNKQPKSGWASTYGDQTPKKEDEGMNTVLLGVVVVIFAAILYYVYL from the coding sequence ATGAGCGAGCAGAAGAAGTACACGAAGAGCGAGGTGGCGAGCCTGAACGGCAAGGAGAAGACCCTGATCATCTTGCACGACAAGGTGTACGATGTGACGAGCTTCCTGAACGAGCATCCCGGCGGCGAAGAGATCCTGCTCGACCACGGCGGCAAGGACAGCTCCGAGGACTTCGACGACGTCGGTCATTCGAAGGACGCGTTGGACCTGATGAACAAGTACTTGGTGGGCGAGCTGGTCGACTCCGAGAAGTCGAACAAACAGCCGAAATCGGGCTGGGCGTCGACCTACGGTGACCAGACGCCGAAGAAAGAAGACGAAGGGATGAACACCGTGCTCCTCGGTGTCGTCGTTGTTATTTTCGCCGCCATCTTGTATTACGTGTACTTATAA